In Kwoniella pini CBS 10737 chromosome 5, complete sequence, the following are encoded in one genomic region:
- a CDS encoding tRNA N6-adenosine threonylcarbamoyltransferase, translated as MTQAQASSSKKKISPLTRPSRRLLCLGIEGSANKLGVGVISHSPSPKGSVTKVTVLSNVRHTYITPPGEGFLPSDTARHHRDWIVRVIEEAIRKAGVRWSDLDCIAFTKGPGMGTPLQVGALVARTLSLLHNIPLVGVNHCVGHIEMGRQITSSHNPIVLYVSGGNTQVIAYSQQRYRIFGETLDIAIGNCLDRFARVIGLPNDPSPGYNIEVEAKKGKKLVPLPYGTKGMDVSLAGILHSVETYTKDKRYKSWEKLSNISSEELENQDIITPYDLCYSLQETAFAMLVEITERAMAHVGARDVLIVGGVGCNLRLQDMMGIMASERNGRVFATDQSFCIDNGIMIAQAGLLAFRMGQITPLEKTGVTQRYRTDAVHVSWRA; from the exons ATGACTCAAGCGCAAGCATCCAGtagcaagaagaagatatctCCTCTTACAAGACCAT CTCGTCGATTGTTATGTTTAGGCATTGAAGGCTCAGCAAATAAATTAGGTGTTGGAGTAATATCTCATTCCCCATCTCCTAAAGGATCCGTTACAAAAGTGACTGTACTTTCTAACGTACGACATACATATATAACACCACCCGGTGAAGGGTTTTTACCTTCTGATACGGCTCGACATCATCGTGATTGGATAGTGAGAGTCATCGAGGAAGCAATCAGGAAAGCCGGTGTAAGATGGAGTGATTTGGATTGTATTGCATTCACCAAAG GTCCAGGTATGGGTACACCTTTGCAAGTTGGAGCATTGGTAGCTAGGACGCTATCATTGTTGCATAACATCCCGCTGGTAGGGGTGAATCATTGTGTGGGGC ATATCGAAATGGGTCGCCAGATCACATCATCCCACAACCCGATAGTGCTTTATGTGTCTGGTGGAAACACCCAAGTGATAGCATATTCTCAACAACGATATAGGATTTTTGGTGAAACATTAGACATAGCAATTGGAAACTGTTTAGATAGGTTTGCCCGAGTAATAGGGTTACCGAATGATCCTTCTCCGGGATACAATATTGAAGTAGAAGCTAAGAA AGGCAAAAAACTTGTACCTCTTCCATATGGTACAAAAGGTATGGACGTTTCTCTAGCAGGAATTTTACATTCAGTCGAGACATATACAAAAGataaaaggtataaatcTTGGGAAAAACTTTCAAATATATCATCtgaagaattggaaaatcaagatataatTACACCTTATGATTTATGTTATTCACTACAGGAAACCGCTTTTGCAATGTTAGTTGAAATTACAGAACGTGCTATGGCGCATGTAGGTGCAAGGGATGTATTAATAGTTGGTGGAGTAGGAT GTAATTTAAGATTACAAGATATGATGGGTATAATGGCTTCTGAACGTAATGGTAGAGTATTCGCAACGGAtcaaag TTTCTGCATAGATAATGGAATTATGATCGCTCAAGCTGGATTATTAGCATTTAGAATGGGTCAAATAACACCTTTGGAAAAAACAGGTGTAACTCAGAG ATACCGTACAGATGCTGTTCACGTATCATGGCGAGCATAG